In Bradyrhizobium sp. 195, the sequence TGGCGGCGGTCGATGATGAAATCGTGGCCCTTGGGCTTGAGGCCGATGGCGTGGTCGATCGCATCCGCAAGCAGCATGTCGTCATCGGATGCACGCAGAGGTTTGCGCAAGTCCGAGGCATCCTCGTGGCCGAGGCAGGTGTGCAGCGTTCCCGTGCAGGTAATGCGAACCCGGTTGCAGGATTCGCAGAAATTGTGCGTCATCGGCGTGATGAAGCCGAGCTTGCCGCCGGTCTCGGCGACGCTGACATAGCGGGCGGGACCGCCGGTGCTCTCGGCCAGATCCGTCAGCGTGAATTGCTGGGCGAGGCGCGCACGCACCAGCGACAGCGGCAGATATTGGTCGATCCGTCCCGATCCGATCTCGCCCATCGGCATGACCTCGATCAGCGTCAGGCCCATGCCCTTTCCGTGGGCCCAGCGCATCAGCGAGGGCAACTCGTCCTCGTTGAGGTTCTTCAGCGCCACCGCGTTGATCTTCACGGCAAGTCCTGCGGCGCGCGCGGCCTCGATGCCTTCCAGCACCTTGTCGATCTCGCCCCAGCGGGTGATCTCGCGAAACTTCTTGGGATCGAGCGTGTCGAGCGAAACGTTGATGCGGCGGACGCCGCAATCGGCGAGCTCGCCGGCGTGTTTCGCCAGCTGGGTGCCATTGGTGGTCAGCGTCAGCTCGTGCAGGGCGCCGCTGGAAAGATGCCGCGACAACGAGCGCACCAGCGTCATCACGTTGCGCCGGACCAGCGGCTCGCCGCCGGTGAGCCGCAGCTTCCTGACGCCCTTGGCGATGAAAGCCGAGCAGAGCCGGTCGAGTTCCTCCAGCGTCAACAGGTTCGCCTTGGGCAGGAACGTCATGTCTTCCGACATGCAGTAGAAACAGCGCAGGTCGCAGCGATCGGTGACGGAAACGCGCAAATAACTGATGGTCCGCCCGAACGGATCGGTCATCGGGGTGGACAGCGCGGCGGATCCGTTCATGCGAGAGGCCTTGTCACTTGCGGCGACGGGCGCACCTTTGCTTCAGCGGTGCTCGGGACGCAATCTAAGCATCGGACGCGGCGAGGACAATCGGGTGGTATACGTAGATCAGCGCCTGCCGGCGTTTGGATCGGGGAACGGCGAGGCCGCGGCCGGAGCGGCGGCCTCAGCCGGTGCTGCGGCAGGCGCGACCGCGGCCGCCTTGGGCTTCCTGGGCCGGTGCGGCTTGCGAACCGGTTTTGGCGCGGTGGCTGGCTGCAGTTCCGCAAACACTGGATTCGGGTCTGTGGTCACCGAGGCGGGTGTGGTGAAATCCCCGGGATTTTTGATCACATTCACCGGGACGCTCGCAGGCTGGAACTTGGGCAGCGCGAAAGCGACCGTGAAGGGGGCGTCAGGGGCGGGAACCGAGACGGAGCAGGGGGTCTTGCAGCCCTGACCTAGCGAGGTCGTGGCGTCGGCACCCGGAGGATTGGA encodes:
- the moaA gene encoding GTP 3',8-cyclase MoaA, which encodes MNGSAALSTPMTDPFGRTISYLRVSVTDRCDLRCFYCMSEDMTFLPKANLLTLEELDRLCSAFIAKGVRKLRLTGGEPLVRRNVMTLVRSLSRHLSSGALHELTLTTNGTQLAKHAGELADCGVRRINVSLDTLDPKKFREITRWGEIDKVLEGIEAARAAGLAVKINAVALKNLNEDELPSLMRWAHGKGMGLTLIEVMPMGEIGSGRIDQYLPLSLVRARLAQQFTLTDLAESTGGPARYVSVAETGGKLGFITPMTHNFCESCNRVRITCTGTLHTCLGHEDASDLRKPLRASDDDMLLADAIDHAIGLKPKGHDFIIDRRHNRPSVSRHMSVTGG